A section of the Mycolicibacterium anyangense genome encodes:
- a CDS encoding MFS transporter, translating to MGSQRPDIRDRRARLAVAALFGTNGAFFANLLPRYPEIKSDLGLSNTAFGIAVAAFSAGALLSGPWAPMLIRRFRSSAVAVAGSVLLGVFVLAAGLAPSAVTLAAALFCAGAADAVVDVAQNVHGLRVQRNYGRFIINSLHAVWSMGAVLGGLMGAGSIYLGIPRAVQLSVSGVLFSATCLIGYRFLLPGHDHAPAESGEHSAAAGSRRSLYLVLAALVGIAIAGSVIEDAGNSWASLYLRDWLGAPAALAALGFVAVVGFQFVGRLLGDRMVDRFGQRAVVRCGGTLIAVGMGAALAVPTVPGTLAGFAAAGFGSATMIPAAFHAADEVPGLRAGTGVTVLSWLMRVGFLTAPVVVGSIADAAGLRAGLVIVPVAGVAAVLLARVLSPPTRSARS from the coding sequence GTGGGCAGCCAGCGACCGGACATCCGCGATCGGCGTGCGCGGTTGGCTGTCGCCGCGCTGTTCGGAACCAACGGAGCGTTCTTCGCCAACCTGCTGCCGCGCTATCCGGAGATCAAGTCCGACCTCGGCCTGAGCAACACCGCCTTCGGCATTGCCGTCGCGGCGTTCTCGGCCGGCGCACTGCTCAGCGGACCGTGGGCCCCGATGCTCATCCGCCGGTTCCGCTCGTCGGCGGTCGCGGTGGCGGGCAGCGTGCTACTCGGGGTGTTCGTGTTGGCCGCCGGGCTGGCGCCCTCGGCTGTGACGCTGGCCGCGGCGCTGTTCTGTGCGGGCGCGGCCGACGCGGTGGTCGACGTGGCGCAGAACGTGCACGGGTTGCGGGTGCAGCGCAACTATGGGCGGTTCATCATCAACTCGCTGCACGCCGTGTGGTCGATGGGCGCGGTGCTGGGCGGATTGATGGGTGCCGGGTCGATCTATCTGGGCATTCCTCGCGCCGTACAGCTGTCGGTGTCCGGCGTGCTGTTCAGTGCGACGTGTCTGATCGGCTATCGATTCCTGCTGCCGGGCCACGACCACGCCCCCGCTGAATCCGGTGAACACTCCGCCGCTGCGGGCTCGCGGCGGTCGCTGTATCTGGTGCTGGCGGCGCTGGTCGGCATCGCGATCGCCGGTTCGGTGATCGAGGACGCCGGAAACTCGTGGGCGTCGCTGTATCTGCGGGACTGGCTGGGCGCTCCCGCGGCACTGGCCGCGCTGGGGTTCGTGGCCGTCGTCGGCTTCCAGTTCGTCGGCCGTCTGCTGGGCGACCGGATGGTGGACCGGTTCGGGCAGCGCGCCGTCGTCCGGTGCGGCGGCACGCTGATCGCCGTCGGCATGGGCGCGGCGCTGGCCGTCCCGACAGTGCCCGGAACGCTCGCCGGGTTCGCCGCTGCCGGATTCGGTTCGGCCACCATGATTCCCGCGGCGTTCCATGCTGCCGACGAAGTGCCCGGCCTGCGGGCGGGCACCGGGGTGACGGTGCTCAGCTGGCTGATGCGGGTGGGCTTTTTGACCGCGCCGGTCGTGGTGGGGTCGATCGCCGACGCGGCGGGGCTGCGGGCAGGCCTGGTGATCGTGCCGGTGGCCGGGGTCGCGGCGGTTCTGCTGGCCCGGGTGCTCAGCCCACCGACCCGCTCAGCTCGATCGTGA
- the malQ gene encoding 4-alpha-glucanotransferase, producing the protein MTQLDASLSELARRFGVATDYHDWTGRYVPVERATLVAVLAALGVDATTEESCAAALSEHDRQYWSRDLPPTIVGRADAETSFWVHVSHGEPAHVWVRLEDGTVRSGVRQADNFTPPFDLDGRLVGEATFVLPPDLPLGYHSVHLSSGGRETSTALIITPAWLGLPPRLGSRRTWGLATQLYSVRSKNSWGIGDLADLTDLAVWAGARHGAGYVLVNPLHAAAPTAPMEPSPYLPTSRRFANPLYLRVENIPEFAYLPGRKRVWKLRAGIQSRAAKLDGIDRDAIWTAKRAALKLVYRVPRSAGRELAFQAYRQREGQALDDFATWCALAEKYGGSWHDWPAGLQHPGSPEVAEFVERHGRAVDFHRWLQWQLDDQLAGAQSQAVRTGMPLGIMHDLAVGVHPDGADAWSLQDVLALGATAGAPPDEFNQLGQNWSQPPWRPDRLEELGYQPFRALIAAILRHAGGVRIDHIIGLFRLWWIPDGAAPTQGTYVRYNHDAMIGIVALEAHRAGAVVVGEDLGTVEPWVRDYLRARGILGTSILWFELDRDGGGGPLQAERWRELCLSSVTTHDLPPTAGYLAGEHVRLRHELGLLTRPAEEELADDRAEQAGWLAELRRVGLLGADADEENVITGLYRYLGRTPSRLLALALTDAVGDKRTQNQPGTTNEYPNWRVPLTDSHGTTLLLEDVLTDPRAAALADALRQSIEPLPD; encoded by the coding sequence ATGACACAGCTGGATGCGTCGCTGTCCGAACTCGCCCGCCGGTTCGGCGTGGCCACCGACTATCACGACTGGACCGGCCGCTACGTCCCCGTCGAGCGGGCCACCCTGGTCGCCGTGCTGGCCGCTCTCGGCGTCGATGCGACGACCGAAGAGAGCTGTGCTGCAGCACTTTCCGAGCATGATCGGCAGTATTGGTCGCGCGATCTTCCGCCGACGATCGTGGGCCGGGCCGACGCCGAGACGTCGTTCTGGGTGCACGTCAGCCACGGCGAGCCCGCCCATGTCTGGGTGCGCCTGGAGGACGGGACCGTGCGGTCCGGGGTACGCCAGGCCGACAACTTCACCCCGCCGTTCGACCTGGATGGACGGCTGGTCGGCGAGGCGACGTTCGTGTTGCCACCCGATCTGCCGCTGGGCTACCACAGCGTGCACCTGAGTTCGGGCGGCCGCGAGACCAGCACTGCGCTCATCATCACCCCGGCATGGCTGGGGCTGCCGCCGCGGCTCGGGTCGCGGCGCACCTGGGGCCTGGCCACCCAGCTCTACAGCGTGCGGTCGAAGAACTCCTGGGGCATCGGTGATCTGGCCGACCTCACCGACCTCGCGGTGTGGGCAGGTGCCCGCCACGGCGCCGGGTACGTCCTGGTCAACCCGCTGCACGCCGCCGCACCCACGGCGCCGATGGAGCCTTCGCCGTATCTGCCGACCTCGCGTCGGTTCGCCAACCCGCTGTATCTGCGGGTCGAGAACATTCCCGAATTCGCCTACCTGCCCGGCCGCAAGCGGGTGTGGAAACTGCGCGCGGGTATCCAGTCCCGGGCCGCCAAGCTCGACGGCATCGACCGCGACGCGATCTGGACCGCCAAACGCGCCGCCCTCAAGCTGGTCTACCGGGTCCCGCGGTCGGCCGGCCGCGAGCTCGCGTTCCAGGCGTACCGGCAACGCGAAGGCCAGGCGCTGGACGACTTCGCCACCTGGTGTGCGCTGGCCGAGAAGTACGGCGGCAGCTGGCATGACTGGCCGGCCGGTCTGCAACATCCGGGTAGCCCCGAGGTCGCCGAGTTCGTCGAACGGCATGGGCGCGCTGTCGATTTCCACCGCTGGCTGCAGTGGCAACTCGACGACCAACTCGCCGGCGCGCAATCCCAGGCGGTGCGTACCGGGATGCCGCTGGGCATCATGCACGACCTGGCCGTGGGCGTGCACCCGGACGGGGCCGACGCCTGGTCGCTGCAGGACGTCCTGGCGCTCGGCGCGACCGCCGGTGCCCCGCCCGACGAGTTCAACCAGCTGGGCCAGAACTGGTCGCAGCCACCGTGGCGACCGGACCGGCTCGAAGAGCTTGGCTACCAACCCTTCCGGGCTCTGATCGCGGCGATCCTACGGCACGCCGGCGGAGTCCGGATCGATCACATCATCGGACTGTTCCGGCTGTGGTGGATCCCCGACGGCGCAGCCCCCACCCAGGGCACCTATGTGCGGTACAACCACGACGCGATGATCGGCATCGTGGCGCTGGAGGCCCACCGGGCCGGGGCGGTGGTCGTCGGTGAGGATCTGGGCACGGTCGAACCCTGGGTGCGCGACTACCTGCGCGCGCGCGGCATCCTGGGCACCTCGATCCTGTGGTTCGAATTGGACCGCGACGGTGGTGGCGGCCCGCTGCAGGCCGAACGCTGGCGCGAGTTGTGCCTGTCCTCGGTCACCACCCATGACCTGCCTCCGACTGCGGGTTACCTTGCCGGAGAACACGTCCGGCTCCGCCACGAACTGGGGTTGCTCACCAGGCCCGCCGAGGAGGAGCTGGCCGACGATCGCGCGGAGCAGGCCGGCTGGCTGGCCGAATTGCGCCGGGTCGGTCTGCTCGGCGCCGACGCCGACGAGGAGAACGTCATCACCGGCCTGTACCGCTACCTCGGCCGCACACCCTCACGGCTGCTGGCGTTGGCACTCACCGACGCCGTCGGGGACAAGCGCACCCAGAATCAGCCAGGAACCACCAACGAGTATCCGAACTGGCGGGTGCCGCTCACCGATTCGCACGGCACTACCCTGCTGCTCGAGGACGTGCTGACCGATCCGCGGGCCGCGGCACTGGCCGACGCCCTGCGGCAGTCGATCGAGCCGCTGCCCGACTAG
- a CDS encoding NUDIX domain-containing protein produces MPKFSAGVLLYRVCGDVVEVLVGHPGGPFWARKDDGAWTIPKGEYEPDEDPWVAARREFAEELGMALPAGEPMSFDPVKQPSGKVLTVFAVGADLDIAAARSNTFTLEWPRGSGRLQEFPELDRVAWLPVASARRKLLKGQVVFLDRLMVQPHLVGLSEGPADLRG; encoded by the coding sequence GTGCCGAAGTTCAGTGCCGGGGTGCTGTTGTACCGGGTCTGCGGCGACGTCGTCGAGGTCCTCGTCGGCCATCCCGGCGGCCCGTTCTGGGCCCGCAAGGACGACGGTGCCTGGACAATCCCCAAGGGTGAGTACGAGCCGGACGAGGATCCCTGGGTGGCCGCGCGCCGCGAATTCGCCGAAGAACTGGGGATGGCACTGCCCGCGGGCGAACCGATGTCGTTCGACCCGGTCAAGCAGCCCAGCGGCAAGGTGCTCACGGTGTTCGCCGTGGGCGCCGACCTGGACATCGCGGCGGCCCGCAGCAACACCTTCACCCTGGAGTGGCCCCGCGGCTCGGGACGCCTGCAGGAGTTCCCCGAGCTCGACCGGGTCGCCTGGCTGCCGGTCGCCTCGGCCCGCCGCAAGCTGCTCAAGGGCCAGGTGGTGTTCCTGGATCGGCTGATGGTCCAGCCTCATCTGGTGGGACTGTCCGAGGGTCCGGCCGATCTGCGCGGTTAG
- a CDS encoding LLM class F420-dependent oxidoreductase, with protein sequence MKFAVVAPVGAGVTADPVWISEFARHLEGCGFESIVVVEHTVLMTRYDSVYPYDPSGRVELAADCPVPDPLDLLAFLAGQTTTLGLATGVLVLPNHHPVVLAKRAATVDALSGGRLRLCVGVGWLREEVQACGVDFDSRGRRADEQIEVLRALWADNPDGVSHHGEFFDFDAATCYPKPAAGQSVPIHIGGHSRAAARRAGRLGDGVQPLGVTGDKLATLVGDMRSAARDAGRNPDDLELSLGHLVTKVDLERAGRLAEAGADRLVLAMPPGSDLAEAKDQVSACAQRLGLR encoded by the coding sequence GTGAAGTTCGCCGTCGTGGCGCCCGTCGGCGCCGGGGTCACCGCCGATCCGGTGTGGATCTCGGAGTTCGCCCGGCACCTGGAAGGCTGCGGTTTCGAGTCGATCGTCGTCGTCGAGCACACCGTGCTCATGACCCGCTACGACAGCGTCTACCCATATGACCCGAGCGGCCGCGTCGAACTGGCGGCGGACTGTCCGGTGCCGGACCCGTTGGATCTGCTGGCCTTCCTGGCGGGCCAGACCACCACGCTGGGACTGGCCACCGGTGTGCTGGTGCTGCCCAACCACCATCCGGTGGTGCTGGCCAAGCGGGCCGCCACCGTCGACGCCCTGTCCGGTGGCCGGTTGCGGTTGTGCGTCGGGGTGGGCTGGCTGCGCGAGGAGGTTCAGGCCTGCGGTGTCGACTTCGACAGCCGGGGCCGCCGTGCCGACGAGCAGATCGAAGTACTGCGCGCGCTGTGGGCCGACAACCCGGACGGGGTCAGCCACCATGGCGAATTCTTCGATTTCGACGCGGCGACATGCTATCCGAAACCTGCTGCCGGCCAAAGCGTTCCGATCCACATCGGTGGCCACAGCCGGGCTGCGGCGCGCCGGGCCGGCCGGCTCGGAGACGGTGTGCAGCCCCTGGGGGTGACTGGCGACAAGCTCGCCACACTGGTCGGCGACATGCGGTCAGCGGCGCGGGACGCCGGCCGCAACCCCGACGATCTCGAACTGTCCCTGGGGCATCTGGTGACCAAGGTCGACCTCGAGAGGGCGGGGCGGCTGGCCGAGGCCGGCGCCGATCGGTTGGTGCTGGCGATGCCACCCGGCAGCGACCTGGCCGAAGCCAAGGATCAGGTCTCGGCCTGTGCGCAGCGGCTGGGTCTGAGGTGA
- a CDS encoding nuclear transport factor 2 family protein yields the protein MSLAVADRLALSDLVHRYAAGIDDAAVEVVAQLFTAAAELVLPNPPEVLTPVQSHRGTDGIRRALQSVTQVGRTHHSLDSEVYDATAISGTARGRVAATAHHWNRREDTITDLVWYLRYDDDYVRTSAGWLLARRRLTIDAIETHPARRLR from the coding sequence GTGAGCCTGGCGGTGGCCGACCGGCTGGCCCTGTCGGATCTGGTCCACCGGTATGCGGCCGGTATCGATGACGCCGCGGTCGAGGTGGTCGCCCAATTGTTCACGGCGGCCGCCGAATTGGTGCTCCCCAACCCACCCGAGGTGCTGACGCCGGTGCAGTCACACCGCGGCACCGACGGCATTCGCCGCGCACTGCAGTCGGTAACCCAAGTGGGGCGCACCCACCACAGTCTGGATTCCGAGGTCTACGACGCCACAGCGATCTCCGGCACCGCCCGCGGGCGGGTGGCTGCGACGGCACACCATTGGAACCGGCGCGAGGACACCATCACCGACCTGGTCTGGTACCTGCGCTACGACGACGACTACGTTCGCACGTCCGCCGGGTGGCTACTGGCGCGGCGCCGGTTGACCATCGACGCAATCGAGACCCACCCGGCGCGACGGCTGCGCTGA
- a CDS encoding mechanosensitive ion channel family protein codes for MSGVTGQSWFWPALSIVVGLPLALLLLNELHGYLTRRDSTYAKPVALLRNWVLPACAVYLLISQLEHADTHATWSKIAATVFGFLIMLMLLSGANAALFGEARAGSWRERLPGIFIDLGRLVLIILGIALLLSWVWGANIGGLIAAVGVTSIVIGLAVQTAVGPVIAGLLLLFEQPFRIGDWLDTSAAKGRVVEVNWRAVHIDTGNGIQIVPNAMLATGSFTNLSRVQGAAFQASAVLSFGAGDQPGEVTAALLSVANGLPTRLLTVPPKVVPQGEGKYKVLVPVASPADESRTKSLLLHRAWYAAQRGGLHLDGVAAKPKATAAYVDAQLQRIAANLGLAPDVVAVMARHARRLLYAEGELIQPVNSTPEAVGFITAGSVRLFVSAPDGTELALGRLGVGDYIGETSLTRQRMLTGVVALTDTTLVTVHRDAMNAVVHDNPRLARQIGEAIEMRRKAAKDALGQAAEALR; via the coding sequence ATGAGCGGCGTCACCGGGCAGTCCTGGTTCTGGCCGGCGCTGAGCATCGTCGTCGGACTTCCGCTGGCCCTACTGCTGCTCAACGAGCTGCACGGATACCTGACCAGGCGCGACAGCACCTACGCCAAACCGGTTGCGCTGCTGCGAAACTGGGTGCTTCCCGCCTGTGCCGTCTATCTGCTGATCTCGCAGCTCGAGCATGCCGACACCCACGCCACCTGGTCGAAGATCGCGGCCACCGTGTTCGGCTTCCTCATCATGCTGATGCTGTTGTCCGGTGCCAACGCCGCCCTCTTCGGCGAGGCCAGGGCCGGCAGCTGGCGCGAGCGTCTGCCCGGGATCTTCATCGACCTCGGTCGGCTGGTGCTGATCATCCTCGGCATCGCCCTGCTGCTGTCGTGGGTGTGGGGCGCCAACATCGGCGGCTTGATCGCCGCCGTGGGCGTGACGTCGATCGTCATCGGTCTGGCCGTCCAGACGGCTGTCGGCCCGGTCATCGCCGGGCTGCTGCTGCTGTTCGAACAGCCCTTCCGCATCGGCGACTGGCTGGACACCTCGGCAGCCAAAGGCCGCGTGGTGGAGGTCAACTGGCGAGCGGTCCACATCGACACCGGCAACGGCATCCAGATCGTGCCGAACGCGATGCTGGCCACCGGCTCCTTCACCAACCTCAGCCGCGTCCAGGGCGCGGCGTTCCAGGCCAGTGCTGTGCTGAGCTTCGGTGCCGGTGACCAGCCGGGTGAGGTGACAGCGGCCCTGCTGTCGGTGGCCAATGGTCTGCCGACCCGGCTGTTGACGGTGCCGCCCAAAGTGGTTCCGCAGGGCGAGGGAAAGTACAAGGTACTGGTGCCGGTCGCTTCACCCGCCGACGAATCGCGTACCAAAAGCCTTCTGCTGCATCGGGCCTGGTATGCCGCACAACGTGGCGGATTGCACCTCGACGGCGTCGCTGCGAAACCCAAGGCCACCGCGGCCTATGTCGACGCCCAGCTGCAGCGCATCGCCGCCAACCTGGGCCTGGCTCCGGACGTGGTGGCGGTGATGGCCCGGCACGCCCGCCGGCTGCTCTACGCCGAAGGTGAGCTGATCCAGCCGGTCAACAGCACCCCGGAGGCGGTGGGCTTCATCACGGCGGGATCGGTGCGGTTGTTCGTGAGCGCCCCGGACGGAACGGAACTGGCCCTGGGTCGCCTCGGCGTTGGCGATTACATCGGCGAGACGTCGCTGACCCGGCAGCGGATGTTGACCGGCGTGGTCGCGCTGACCGACACCACCCTGGTGACGGTGCACCGCGACGCGATGAACGCTGTGGTGCACGACAATCCGCGATTGGCGCGCCAGATCGGTGAAGCCATCGAGATGCGCCGCAAGGCCGCCAAAGACGCGCTTGGCCAGGCGGCGGAGGCACTGCGCTGA
- a CDS encoding adenylate/guanylate cyclase domain-containing protein, translating into MLLTVSVVSVLVAGLIGYLSGTNSLRSAEYQRLTQLRESRAREITAFYDGIINAATVLTHSSAAISAVKDFGAAFDELQKAPLPPGAQAAVGAYYTNVFGPELAKGTGRTADPQLYQPTSNAQTYLQALYTVPAKGDFDVAAAMLSAGDPSAWSAADARYQPFFADFAKRFGFNDVLLLDTSGTVVYTAYKGVDLGANVLTGTYQTTALAEAYRKTMRSTSVDDVVMTDFQEYAPAYGVPTPWVLTPVGDSGGIHGVLALQLEPSEINKVMTGSGKWQADGLGESGETYLAGPDKLMRSVSRMLIADPQKFRELVVEHGTPPEVADREVKTRDSILLQPVDTEPVNAALAGKSGVMTATSYLGTDTLSAYAPVEIPGLDWVIVAKIDRSEALAPVTTFARNIALSTAAIVLIVSLLSLLFSRILTRPIKRMSTAVRRVAAGDLGISVPVTAQDEIGELASAFNDMSTSLQTKQHLIEEQRRENDELLATLMPEPVAKRYREGEENISTHYRDVSVIYAQILGFDEFSRSMPSEDSVAILNSLVEAFDEAAERNGVEQVRSMQDNGLLATCGLVVPRVDHASRTIAFAKEVTEIVARFNDQHDARLAIRAGIDSGPVTSGLLGQRSKIYALWGEAVDLANRVHSATKAPGIFVSNRVHEAVVGIYTFSDAGTVTGANGTEPVWRLDAGSRQPA; encoded by the coding sequence ATGCTGCTCACCGTCAGCGTGGTGTCGGTACTCGTGGCGGGCCTGATCGGCTATCTGTCGGGTACGAATTCGCTGCGTAGCGCCGAGTACCAGCGACTGACGCAGCTGCGGGAGTCGCGGGCTCGTGAGATCACGGCGTTCTACGACGGCATCATCAACGCGGCGACGGTGCTGACCCACAGCTCAGCGGCGATCAGCGCGGTCAAGGATTTCGGCGCCGCCTTCGACGAGTTGCAGAAGGCGCCATTGCCGCCGGGTGCGCAGGCCGCCGTCGGCGCCTACTACACGAATGTGTTCGGTCCCGAACTGGCCAAGGGCACCGGCCGCACCGCGGACCCCCAGCTCTACCAGCCGACCTCGAACGCGCAGACCTACCTGCAGGCGTTGTACACCGTGCCGGCCAAGGGCGACTTCGATGTTGCCGCGGCGATGCTCAGCGCAGGCGATCCGAGCGCGTGGTCTGCTGCCGACGCCCGGTATCAACCGTTCTTCGCCGACTTCGCCAAGCGTTTCGGGTTCAACGACGTCCTGCTGCTCGACACCAGCGGCACCGTCGTCTACACCGCCTACAAGGGCGTCGATCTCGGCGCCAACGTGCTCACCGGGACCTATCAGACGACAGCCCTCGCCGAGGCCTACCGCAAGACCATGCGGTCGACGTCCGTCGACGACGTGGTGATGACCGACTTCCAGGAATATGCGCCGGCCTACGGCGTCCCCACGCCGTGGGTGCTGACCCCCGTCGGTGATTCTGGCGGTATCCACGGGGTACTGGCCCTGCAGCTCGAACCATCCGAGATCAACAAGGTCATGACGGGCTCGGGCAAGTGGCAGGCCGACGGGCTCGGCGAATCCGGGGAGACCTACCTGGCCGGCCCGGACAAGCTGATGCGGTCGGTGTCGCGCATGCTGATCGCCGACCCGCAGAAGTTTCGGGAACTGGTCGTGGAGCACGGTACGCCGCCCGAGGTCGCCGACCGGGAGGTCAAGACCCGCGACAGCATCCTGCTGCAGCCGGTGGACACCGAACCGGTCAACGCGGCATTGGCCGGGAAGTCCGGTGTCATGACGGCCACCAGCTATCTCGGCACCGACACGCTGTCCGCCTACGCGCCGGTGGAGATCCCGGGCCTCGACTGGGTGATCGTGGCCAAGATCGACAGGTCCGAGGCACTGGCTCCGGTCACCACGTTCGCCCGCAACATCGCGCTGTCGACTGCGGCGATCGTGCTCATCGTCTCGCTGCTCTCACTGCTCTTCAGCCGCATTCTGACCCGCCCGATCAAAAGGATGTCCACCGCGGTACGCCGGGTTGCCGCCGGCGATCTGGGCATCAGCGTGCCGGTGACCGCGCAGGACGAGATCGGCGAGCTGGCTTCGGCATTCAACGACATGAGCACCAGCCTGCAGACCAAGCAGCACCTCATCGAGGAACAACGCCGGGAGAACGACGAGCTCCTGGCGACGTTGATGCCCGAACCGGTGGCCAAGCGCTACCGGGAGGGTGAGGAGAACATCAGCACCCATTACCGCGACGTCTCGGTCATCTACGCACAGATACTCGGTTTCGACGAGTTCTCCCGTTCGATGCCCAGCGAGGACTCGGTGGCCATCCTCAATTCGCTCGTGGAGGCGTTCGACGAGGCCGCCGAGCGTAACGGCGTCGAACAGGTGCGCAGCATGCAGGACAACGGCCTGCTGGCGACCTGTGGCTTGGTGGTACCCCGAGTCGACCACGCGAGCCGCACCATCGCCTTCGCCAAAGAGGTGACCGAGATCGTGGCGCGCTTCAACGACCAGCACGACGCCCGCCTGGCCATCCGGGCCGGGATCGACAGCGGGCCGGTGACCAGTGGGCTGCTGGGACAGCGCTCGAAGATCTACGCGCTGTGGGGTGAAGCCGTCGATCTGGCCAACCGGGTGCATTCGGCCACCAAGGCGCCCGGCATCTTCGTGAGCAACCGGGTGCATGAAGCCGTCGTCGGCATCTACACGTTCTCCGATGCCGGCACGGTCACCGGAGCCAATGGCACCGAGCCGGTGTGGCGGCTCGACGCGGGATCCCGGCAGCCGGCATGA
- a CDS encoding isopenicillin N synthase family dioxygenase: MSATTSFQSIPVIDISGLRSADPAERDRVAAELGAAAGEVGFFYISGTGIDEGLFERMLAATKEFFALPMAEKMKSYIGLSSCHRGYVPVGEEGLYGDKTDLKEAFDTALDLPADDPDHLAGNPMLGPNVWPDLPGFAGAVTDYYQAILGVGRDLLGAFAIALGEDPDTFTRFATKTPSQLRLIYYPHNPEAQDVQGIGAHTDYECFTLLKPTAPGLEVLNGDGEWIDAPPIPGTYVVNVGDLLELWTNGAFVATSHRVRKVKEERYSFPLFFNVDYHTVVRPLPQFESAGGPVRTPLVAGEHLFAQTAQTFAYLRTRLESGDLVLPEGSLETGTFGQQALQSRL, translated from the coding sequence GTGAGTGCGACGACGTCATTTCAATCGATACCTGTCATCGACATCAGCGGACTACGGTCGGCCGACCCTGCCGAGCGTGACCGGGTGGCCGCCGAACTGGGCGCGGCGGCGGGGGAGGTGGGTTTCTTCTACATCTCCGGAACCGGAATCGATGAGGGCCTCTTCGAGCGGATGCTGGCCGCCACCAAAGAGTTCTTCGCCCTGCCCATGGCCGAGAAGATGAAGTCCTACATCGGCCTGTCCAGCTGCCACCGCGGATATGTGCCGGTCGGCGAGGAGGGACTCTACGGCGACAAGACCGACCTCAAAGAGGCCTTCGACACCGCGCTGGATCTTCCCGCCGACGACCCGGACCACCTGGCGGGCAACCCGATGCTGGGGCCCAACGTCTGGCCGGATCTTCCCGGCTTCGCCGGTGCGGTCACCGACTACTATCAGGCCATCCTCGGTGTGGGCCGGGATCTGTTGGGCGCGTTCGCCATTGCACTGGGTGAGGACCCCGACACGTTCACCAGGTTCGCCACCAAGACGCCCAGCCAGCTACGGCTGATCTACTACCCGCACAACCCCGAGGCCCAGGATGTGCAGGGCATCGGAGCGCACACCGATTACGAGTGCTTCACCCTGCTCAAGCCGACAGCGCCGGGCCTCGAGGTGCTCAACGGCGACGGGGAGTGGATCGACGCACCGCCCATCCCGGGCACCTACGTCGTCAACGTCGGCGACCTGCTGGAGCTGTGGACCAACGGTGCGTTCGTGGCGACCTCGCACCGGGTGCGAAAGGTCAAGGAGGAGCGTTACTCCTTCCCGCTGTTCTTCAACGTCGACTACCACACCGTCGTCCGACCGCTGCCCCAGTTCGAATCCGCCGGCGGGCCCGTCCGCACACCCCTGGTGGCCGGCGAGCACCTGTTCGCCCAGACCGCGCAGACGTTCGCCTATCTGCGTACCCGGCTGGAATCCGGCGACCTCGTGCTGCCTGAAGGTTCGCTGGAAACCGGCACCTTCGGGCAGCAGGCCCTGCAGTCGCGTCTCTGA
- a CDS encoding allantoicase: MNIDFSAALDLASRAVGGSVVAASDESFGFKENLIEPAEPNFVPGTFDLRGEVVDGWETRRHAAAGDWVIIRLGVPGRLCTVDVDTRFFTGNHPTGASVYGASLDPGEDPCSSTSWRLLAPAVVLKADAHNLISVNDPRRYTHLKLVIDSDGGVARLRAHGEPIPDPRLWSGVTVEVSGAEQGGRVEHCSDTFYSDPRALIAGGRPVNMGAGWEARRRRDIGPDTHDAVTISFLVPTHLDRIEIDTSYYVFNASREVCIMGTRDRPSQCRPYWSLPFDETVLPRTVLLPDARRVFVVDAADITAIRVAAYPDGGLARVRALGRPTQTGMAELQRLWDEAL; this comes from the coding sequence ATGAACATCGATTTCAGTGCGGCACTGGATCTGGCATCACGAGCTGTCGGAGGCAGTGTCGTTGCGGCCAGCGATGAGTCGTTCGGGTTCAAGGAGAACCTGATCGAGCCCGCCGAACCGAACTTCGTGCCAGGCACCTTCGACCTGCGTGGTGAGGTGGTCGACGGCTGGGAGACCCGTCGGCACGCCGCGGCGGGGGACTGGGTGATCATCCGGCTCGGGGTGCCGGGCCGGCTGTGTACCGTCGACGTCGACACCCGGTTCTTCACCGGCAACCATCCCACCGGTGCCAGCGTCTACGGCGCATCGCTGGACCCCGGGGAAGACCCGTGCAGCAGCACGTCCTGGCGACTGCTCGCCCCGGCCGTCGTGCTCAAAGCCGATGCACACAACCTGATTTCAGTCAACGATCCGCGGCGGTACACCCATCTGAAGCTGGTCATCGACTCCGACGGCGGGGTCGCGCGGTTGCGCGCCCACGGCGAACCGATCCCGGACCCGAGGTTGTGGTCGGGCGTCACCGTCGAGGTGTCCGGCGCTGAGCAGGGCGGCCGGGTGGAGCATTGCAGCGACACGTTCTACTCCGATCCCAGAGCCCTGATCGCCGGTGGCCGGCCGGTGAACATGGGTGCCGGCTGGGAGGCCCGGCGCAGGCGCGACATCGGGCCCGACACCCATGACGCCGTGACGATCTCGTTCCTGGTTCCCACCCACCTGGACCGCATCGAGATCGATACCTCGTACTACGTGTTCAACGCCTCTCGGGAAGTCTGCATCATGGGCACGCGGGACCGGCCGAGCCAGTGCCGGCCCTACTGGTCACTGCCATTCGACGAGACCGTGCTACCGCGCACGGTGCTGCTGCCGGATGCCCGGAGAGTCTTCGTCGTCGACGCCGCCGACATCACCGCGATCCGGGTTGCGGCTTACCCCGACGGCGGGCTTGCGCGGGTGCGGGCCCTGGGCCGGCCGACCCAGACCGGCATGGCCGAACTGCAGCGACTGTGGGACGAGGCGCTGTGA